CGACACGCTGAAGACCTTCGGCGTCGGCAAGGATCTGTCCAAGGGGGAATGGCAGTCGGTGTTCCGCCAGCTGGTGGCCGGCGGCTATCTGACCGTGGATCTGGAGGGGTACGGCGGCTTCCGCCTGACCGATGCCGGGGTGCCGGTGGCCAAGGGCCAGCAGACCGTGCGCCTGCGCCGCGACCCCGAGGCGAAGAAGCGCCGCACCACCGACGCGCTGCGCCGCGGGACCGCCAAGCGCGGCGGCCCGTCCGCCGGCCCGTCGCGCAGCCCCAGCGGCCTGGACCCGGCGGACGACGCGCTGTGGCACGCGCTGCGCGCCTGCCGGCTGGAACTGGCCCGCGACCAGGGGGTGCCACCCTATGTCATCTTCCACGACAGCACGCTGCTGGCGATGGTGGAGGAACGCCCGCTGGACCGCCGCGACTTCGCCCGCCTGGCCGGCGTGGGCACGCGCAAGCTGGACCTCTACGCCGACTCGTTCCTTGAGGTCATTCACAAGTATGCGTGAGGGGGCTTACCCCGCCGCGAACAGATAGCCGCCGATGCCCAGCGCCGCCAGCAGCGCCAGCAGGACCACGGCGCCGATCTTGTGCTGGAGGTGGTCCACCGCCGCCCAGGCGGCGAAATCGCCGGTTTCGGCATGGCGCAGGCGGCGGAGCACCAGCCCCACGCACACCGCGTTGGCGGAAATGGCCAGCAGGCCGAACCCGATCTTCACCGCCAGCAGCGGGGTGACCGGCACATGGGCCGCCATCAGCCCGCCGGTTACGAGAACGCCCAGGAAGGCCGGGATCTCGATCCACCTGTCGGTGGTCCAGTGCAGGGCCGACACGAAACGGCGCATGGCCGGGCTGGTATCGATGGAATGCTCGTACACAGCCTCCACCAGAATGCAGCCGAGCCACACGGATACACCGACAATGTGGAGAAAAAGAAGCAACGTCATGCTTTTCGGCCCAGGCAAAGATCGTGATGCAGCGATCTGCCTGGAATAACCGCCCGCTCCGACCTCGTAAAGACAACCAAAAGCCGCAGCCCCGCCTACGCCGCCACGCCCGCGGCGATGTCGCGCACCACGGCGCCGCCGACCAGATCGTCGGGGTCCAGGCGCTTCAGGTGGGCCAAGGCCTCGCCCGCCAGATCGTTTTCGTTCCGGCGCAGGCGGATGAAGGCCAGCGCCTTCAACGTATAGAGCGCGAAGCGGGCCGCCGGGGTGCCGGTCCAGTCCTGCATCGCCGGCGTCCACGACCGCCAGTCGGCGGGCAGGCCGCATTGCCGCGCCGCCTCCGCCAGCCCGCCGTGGGCGGCGTCCAGCGCCGCGTCCAGGTTGCGCTGATAGGTGTGGATCTTGTACAGGCAGAAATAGACCGGCAATTGGTCCGGCGCCATCGCCAGCGCCCGGCGGAACAGGCCGTCGGCGGCGGGGCGGTCCTCGAAATAGGCCAGAACCCCCTGTTGCAGGATGGCGTTGACCTCTTCGGCCAAGGGACCGAAGTCGATCAGATCCTCGTCCAGCACACCGGCGGCCATATCCGTCACCCCTCTCAGCAATCCGTTCATCAAATCTATCATGCTGCGGCGCACACCGACAATGGGTCGGTGCGGCGATCACGCCCCCTGACTTTTGGCGCTTTGACGTGACGTATGCGTCATGATGAAATGCGCGCAACGGCGCAACCAAAGCGCCATCAAAGCTCAAGGGGAGTGAAACGCATGTCCGGTTTGTTGCCCGGCCTGATGATGTCGATGCCGCTGCTGGTGACTTCGGCGCTGCGCCACGCCGCCCACTATCACGGCGATGTGGAGGTGGTGACCCGCACGGTGGAAGGGCCGATCCACCGCAGCACCTATGCCGAGGTGTGGGCGCGCGCCCAGCGGCTGGCCAACGCCCTGGCGGCACTCGGGCTGCAGCCCGGCGACCGGGTGGGAACGCTGGCCTGGAACACCCAGCGGCATATGGAGGTCTATTACGGCGTGTCGGGGTCGGGGATGGTGTGCCACACCGTCAACCCGCGCCTGTTCCCCGACCAGATCGCCTATATCATCAACCACGCGCAGGACGCGGTGCTGTTCACCGACCTGACCTTCGTGCCGCTGCTGGAGGGGCTGGCCGGCCAGTTGGCCGGCGTGCGCGCCATCGTGGTGATGACCGACGCCGATCACATGCCGGCGTCGGACACGCTCTCCGGCCTGCTGTGCTACGAAACACTGCTGGCGGAACAGCCCGCCGTGTTCGACTGGCCCACGTTCGACGAGAACACGGCGGCCAGCCTCTGCTACACCTCCGGCACCACGGGGCATCCGAAGGGGGTGCTGTACAGCCACCGCTCGTGCATCCTGCACGCCATGGCGGTGTGCCTGCCCGACGTGTTCGCCCTGTCGGCCCGCGACGTGTCGATGCCGGTGGTGCCCATGTTCCACGTCAACGCCTGGGGCTTTCCCTATGCAGCACCCATGGTGGGGGCGAAGCTGGTGCTGCCGGGAGCGAAGATGGACGGCGCCAGCCTGCACGAACTGATCGAAGCCGAGGGCATCACCGCCACCGCGGGCGTGCCCACCGTGTGGATGGCGCTGCTGAACTGGGCGGAGCAGAACGGCAAGTCGCTGGCGCCGCTGAAACGGGTGGTGATCGGCGGATCGGCCTGCCCGCCGGTGATGATCGAGCAGTTCCGTGCCCACGGGGCCGAGGTGCGCCACGCCTGGGGCATGACCGAAACCAGCCCGCTGGGCCTCGCCAACGTGCCCAAACCCAAGCACGACGCCCTGCCGCCCGCCGAACGGCTGGCGATGGAGGCCAAGCAGGGCCGCCCGCTGTTCGGGGTGGAATTCCTGATCGTGGACGCCGACGACAACCCGGTGCCCGCCGACGGCACCAGCTATGGCCGGCTTCTGGTGCGGGGGCCGTGGGTGTGCGCGTCCTATTTCGGGGTGGAATCCAGCCCGGCGCACGAGGCGGTGCCCGGCTGGTTCGAAACCGGCGACGTGGTGACCATGGACGCCGACGGCTACATCCAGATCGTGGACCGCACCAAGGACGTCATCAAGTCGGGCGGCGAGTGGATCAGCTCCATCGACCTGGAGAACATCGCCGTGGCCCACCCCGCGGTGCGCGAAGCGGCGGTGGTGGCCCGCACCGACCCCAAATGGGGTGAACGCCCGCTGCTGGTGGTGGTGCTGAAGGAAGGCCAGACCCTGACCCGCGAGGCCGTGCGCGCCCATTACGAGGGCAAGGCCGCCAAATGGTGCATCCCCGACGATGTGGTGATCGTGGACGACCTGCCCCACACCGCCACGGGCAAGCTGTTGAAGGCCAAGATCCGCACGATGTTCAAGGACTACCAACCCACGGAAGCATAAAGGCACGGGAAGGGCCGGGTGAGGAAAGCACCCGCGCCCTTCCATCAAGCATGGCACATTGCCAACACCCGTCATTCATAATATGATTGCAAAAAGCTTTTGATCAAAAGAGGCAATTATGGACGATATCAATAAGGCGATAAAATTACATGGTAAATATGCAAAAATATTCTCCGCCGGATTCCTTCAAGGATCCTGTGAAGCTGGAATGATCGGATCAATATCGTTAAGCGACTCAACCATATCAATACCTGGATTATCAGAAAATTTTCTTGATAAATATAAGATTTTATTTGAAAAAATAGAGGGATCGCTTTCGAAATACGGAGACACGCTTTTATTTATCCCAGATATAATCAAAAAACATCCAGAATTAAGAGAGTGCTTTTCTATTTTCGAATTGTGGACCCACGAAGCCATCCATGGAATACAAAAGCATTGCTACAAATCTGTTTTCACATTGGTTGATGCTATTCAGTCTATAGAAAAATGGGAGCTTCTTTTATTTTTTTCACACGCTCGAAATGATGGCCGCTGGCAGCTTGAGGGGAGCTTTCTCGACATACTTCATTCTATGGACTCACGTGATGGATCACGAATTGGTGCATTAATTTCAGGAAATTGCGAAATCGTTCTTGAAGCCATTGCAGAAAGAGATAACAATTTAGGTATATTACACCTCATTGAAGGGCAGGCTTTTGTTGCATCACGCTCCGTAGGCGGTTTTCTGGATGAACTCCCCCTGCCAGATAAGCCAATCTACACGAAAGCTTGGACGGAGTTCTTGAAGCATGGCGGGCGCGAATCAACCGTGTTTGTTCTGCTGGTCAGCGCTGCACTACGGTATGGTGACATCAATGACAGCCCCGGCTCGGTCATGGAGCAATTCTACCCTCATCCCGTTGATATATTTAATTTTTTGGTGAAATTTTCCGCCGACTTCGAGAACGCGTCTGAAGAAATACAGAGAAACACTCACCTTGAAAGCAAAGGTTCGGTGAGCCGTTTTTTTGCTCCCAAGCTTTTCACGAGCACGAAAAAAGAAGATTTCGACGCCGCCATCGTCACCAAGCTTCTCAAGCGTATTGCCGAATCCGGGATCGTGCCTGCGGATGCCCCGAGAGACAGCCTGTCCTATGTCCGAAAAACCAAAACCGAGTCGTCGCAGCCCCCCTCGGCCCATGATGACAGAATTTGGTATTATCATTATTGCCGCCGCTGCAACGGCGACGGGCTTTTTTCCCACGTAGACCCCCATTGCGGCACGTGCAGCGGGACAGGAAAGGATTGGGCCGAAGGGGAGGAGGGATATCAATGGCTGCGGGAATCCTACGGCGCCCCTCCCCACCAAGGCGTGTTTCCAAAGCACAATCTTTTCGGCCAACGGATCTTCGGCTCCTATGAGGAGTCAGCCGGCTATGAGGATGAACGCGAGCAGGAGGAAATCGAGGCGAGGCATCACCAGAATGTGAATGCCGCTTTCGATCCTCTGCAAAGAAAAAAATCTCTGGGACCAGAAAAAGAAACCGCTATTGACGTCAATCTTCGATTGGCAAAAATCATCGCATGCGTCCTGGAGCAGATCTACACACGGCTAGCCCCCAGCATGAAGGGCATACTTCCCCGAAACGGGGAAAATGAGATCGCTGACGCGGTTGCAAATGATTATGTAAAAAATTTCCCTGATTTTTATCAAGAAGAAATAATATTGAGATCCATAGCATCTCAATCATTTGTCGCCGATACTTTCGGGTATTTTTTTACGTACATGCAAGAAAATGTTATGGTGAAACCATTCAAGTCAGCGCCACCCATGTCTCATGGTGAATATACATTTCTTCGCCTTTTGCCCGACACTATTAAAAAGGCGCTCATTTTCTATCAATGGAACAATCCGACTATCGATGACGGCCAAGACGATCACGCTGATGAGAACGGCCACGCCGTTGCTCTTTATTGCTGCAGCAAGCATGGGATGATCCCCCTCAGCAGCACCCCATCCGCCATCGCCGACTGCTCTAGCGACGATAGCGTGGGCATGGGATTTAAATCAATTTTCGGCCGATCCTTTAATGATTTCTTCGAATAAGAAGGTCGTATCGCAATGATAAATTATTCTGTGGAGTGGATCGGCTCTTCTGAGGAGAGCTTACCCGACATTCTCGAAAAAAAGATCCGCCACGACCTCCCGACAGGAGGCGCTCTTCACTCCCATCTTGTTTCGACCCCGAAAAAATCTTCTTTTATAGAAGTATTATCGCTGTGGATGGGGTATTCAGGTGTTCCCGACACCATAAGAGACAGCCCTGCTTTCATCACGTTCCTATCCGTGATAACGCTGGCCCTCCTGTCCCCCCGTCACTTCAAGCTTGTCCCTGACAGCGCCGGCGAGGTGTTGGACGTTTTTGAGATGAAAGGATTTGACCGGATATTATCAAAAAAGAAACTTCATGAATACATCAAAGACTACAAAGTCGTCATGGATGGCATACAATTTCTTATTGACAGAAAAATGATCGAGCCTCACGGGGAAAATTACAGACTTCTGGTGACGCCACTGACGAATATCAAAATTAAATTTCTTTAAATTCTTCCTGTTACGGAGACAATGGCACCGCCAGAAAGCCCGTGCGCCCTATCTTCATACCGATATTCTTTCCAGGCAGGGAAAGGGGACCGGATGATCCCGGTCCCCGGCCCCTTTACCAATCCTGCGGGCAGCCGCGGCATTCCTCCATCAGCGTGCCCTGGAAATTGGTGTAGCGCTTCAGCGCCCCGTCCATGTCCACCTGCCGCAGGTTGGCGAAGGTGAACTTGGTTTCCTGCAAATTGGCGTTGACCATGATGGCGCCGACGAAGCGGGCCTTTTCCGCGCGCAGCATCTCCAGATTGGCCGCGGTCAGGTTGGCGCCGCCGAAATTGGCGCCGCCGGCACGGGCGAATTCCAGATTGGCGCCGCGCAGGTCGGCACCGCTGAAATTCGCCCCCTGGATGAAGGCGAGGCTGAGATCCGCCCCTTCCAGATTGGCCCCCGACAGGTTGGCCCCGCGCAGGTTCACATGGCGCAGGTCGGCACGGGCCAGATTGGCGCCGCGCAGGTCGATCCCGCCCATGTCCACGTTCTTCAACGGGCGATGGCGCAGGTCCGCCCCGGCGCACGCCGCCTTCGGCCCCAGCCGGCAGGTAGCGGCCTGAAGCGGGTCCGGCTCCGGCCCCTCGTCGTCATAATCGTCCAGCCCGGCGGCAGCAGCCGCCCCTGCCGTCACCGCCAGCACCAGCGCCGCCATCGCCGCCCACCGGCCCGCAGCATCGGTCATCCACCCCATCGGCGTTCTCCCCGCACTCAATGGAAAGCCCCCGCCCTGACGATCAGGGCGGGGGCCGGGTCTCAGTTCGTGCTCGACACCTTGGTGTCGGACAGCTTGAACACCCAGAACGAACCGCCCTGGGAAACGCGGGTGGTCAGGTCGGCCATGTCGCCGCCCCACAGCGGCACCGCGCCGCCGTACCCCGACGCGATGCCCACATACTGCACCCCGTCCATTTCCCACGTGATGGGGCAGCTCACCACGCCGCTGCCGGTCTGGAACGACCACAGCTCCTTGCCGGTCTTGGCGTCGAACGCCTTCAGATAGCCGTCGCCCGTGCCGGTGAAGACCAGATTGCCCGCCGTGGTCATCACGCCGGCCCACAGGGGCAGTTCTTCCTTATGCTCCCACGCGATCTTGCCGGTCTTGGGGTCCAGGGCGCGCAGGGTGCCCACATGATCGTTGAACAGCTTGTGGATGCGGAAGCCCATGCCCAGATAGGCGGCGCCTTCCTTGTAGTGGACCTGTTCGGTCCAGTAGTCTTCCTTCCAGTGGTTGGCCGGGATGTAGAACAGCCCGGTGTCCTCGCTGTAGGCCATGGGGTTCCAGTTCTTGCCGCCCAGGAACGGCGGGGAGACCTCGACCGCCTTGCCGCGCTCCTGGCCGGGCTCGGGCAGCGGCGGGCGCTGGCCGGCCACTTCGATGGGCCGCCCGGTCTTGGTGTCGAAACCCTTGGCCCAGGTGATGCCGTCCACGAAGGGATAGGCGGCGATCAGCGAGGTGGGCCGGTTGATTTCGCCGCCCGAGGCCGCCAGCTTGTTGCGGTCGGTGATGAAGAAGAAGCCGTTGCGGTCGGCGTGGGCCGCGGCCTTGGTCACCTTGCCCTGGGCGTCCTTGAAATCGAACAGGATCAGCTCGTTGTTGCCCGAGAAGTCCCAGGTGTCGTTGGGCGTGTGCTGGTAGAAGCCCTTCAGTTCGCCCGTGGTGGGATCGACATAGGCCTGGCCCGAGGTGAACAGGCTGTCGCCCGGCGACCGCGCCCAGCCGTTCCACGGCGCGGGATTGCCGGCGCCGATGACGATGGTGTTGGTTTCGGTGTCGAAGGTGGCGCTCTGCCAGGGCGCGCCGCCGCCGTGGTTCCAGGCTTCCACGAACTTGCCGTCCTTGTCGCGCGGCCACGACGGCGCTTCCACGTTGCCGGTGACCGTGCTGTCCTTGCCGTTCAGCCGGCCCATGTGCCCCTCGACCATGGGGCGCATCCAGATTTCCTCGCCGGTGTCGGGATCGCGGGCGAACAGGCGGCCCACCACGCCGAACTCGTCACCCGAGGAGCCGTGGATCAGCAGCACCTTGCCGGTCTTCTGGTCCTTCACGATGGTGGGGGCGCCGGTCATGGTGTAGCCGGCCTTGTGCTCGGCGAACTTCTTGCGCCAGACCACCTTGCCGGTGTCCTTGTTCAGCGCGACGATGGACGCGTCCAGCGTGCCGAGGAACACCTTGTCGCCATAGATCGCCGCACCGCGGTTCACCACGTCGCAGCAGGGGCGGATGTCGTCGGGCAGGCGGTGGGTGTAGGACCACAGCTTGCGTCCGGTCTTCGCGTCCACGGCGAACAGGCGCGAATAGGACGCGGTGATGTAGATCACCCCGTCATGCACCAGCGCCTGGGTTTCCTGGCCGCGCTGCTTTTCGTCGCCGAAGGAGAAGGACCACGCCGGCACCAGCCGCGACACGTTGTCGGCGGAGATCTGCTTCAGCGGGCTGTAGCGCTTGGCGTCCAGCCCCATGCCGTACATCAGCACGTCCTTGGTGGTCTTGGCGTCGTTGGCGATGTCCTCCCACGACACGTTGCCGGCCTGGACGCCCGCCGCCGGCAGGAAGGCCGCCGCGGCGGCGGCAAGCGCCAGCCCGGCAACGGAGCGCCGCAAACGGCGGGGGAAAAGGGTGCTGACGTGGCTTGTCATCGACGTTTCCTCTGTTTTGTCCCGTTCATGCCCCGGTCATGCCACCGGCCAGGGACGCGCGTGCCGTCCGTTCCGCGGGGCCAGAGGCCACGGAACGAGGGAGAAGCCGTGATCGCTGTTGCTGAACGGCCGGCACGCACCGTCCTGATGAAGCCGAAATCATCGGCTTCTCCACACCACCCCTGCATCCACACAATACAGAGGCGGTGAATGGCCGGTTGTTCACCGCGTCTTTCTTTGACGCCGCCATTCAGCATCAGGAAACGCCGCGCAACAATTGGACGTTGGAAGGATGACAAAGCCTCAGAGGGGCAACGTTATTCTTCCTGTCCTGGACGGGAAAAAACGGTAGATCCTCTTGCCCGTCCATCCCGCCCGCCGGTCTCCACCGAAGGTTCAATGGCGCCGGCCCCGGGCCCCCCTTTATGATGAGGCCCGAAACGGGGGGAGACGGGGGACATGGCCTTGAAATGGCGGGTGGTGGCGCTGTTCGCCCTGTTCACCCTGCTGTCCATGGCAACCGGCGCGGCGGTGCTGGTGGCGAACGCCCGCGCCGCGGTGCGGGCGGAAATGGACTCGGCCCTGACGCTGGCCCGCGCGGTGGCCGGGGCCGGGGTGCCGGCCGACGCCCTGGCCGGGCTGGGCCTGCGCCACATCCGCGTGACCGCTCCCGACGGCCCGCCCGCCGCCTTCATGCCCCCGCCCGCGGGCGAGGAACAGGCGCCGGCATGGTTCGCCGCCCTGATCGGGGTGGAGCCGCAGGAACACCGCCTGCCCACCATGACCCTGACCGCCGAGCCGTGGGACGAGATCGCCGAGGTGTGGGAGGATCTGACCAGCCTGGGCCTTGCGGCGGCGGGGCTGTCCGCCGTGCTGCTGGTGCTGGCCGCGTGGGCCGCCGGGCGGGCGCTGCGCCCGCTGGTCCTGTTCGAACGGGGGCTGGACCGGCTGCGCGCGGGGGATTTCGCCGCCCCGCCCGGCGCCGCGTTCCTGACCGGGGGCGGGGCGCCGGAACTGGCGCGCATCGGCGGGCGCATCGCCGCCCTGGCCGACAGCCTGCGCCGGGCCGACGCCGAGAACCGCCGCCTCGGCCGCCAGCTCGTGCAGGTGCAGGATCGCGAACGGCGGGAGCTGGCCCGCGAGATCCATGACGAGCTGGGCGCCACCCTGTTCAGCCTGAAGATCGACATCACCGCCCTGCGCACCGCGGCCTCGACGCCGGAGGCGGCGGAACGGGCACGATCCGCCCTGGCCGCGGTGGAGGAGCTGCACCGGCTGAGCCGCCGCATCCTGACCCGCCTGCGCCCCGAGGTGCTGGATCACCTGCCGCTCAGCGAGGTGCTGCGGGAGATGGTGGCGGCGGAACAGCGCCGCCAGCCGGCCGTCGCCTGGGACTTCACCGCCGAAGGCGACATCGACGGGCTGGAGGAGCCGGCCCGCCTGACCGTCTACCGCCTGATCCAGGAGGGGATGACCAACGCGCTGCGCCACGCCGCCCCCTCGCGCATCGCCGTCGGCATCCGCCGCCGCGAGCCGGAGGGGGTGGAGGTCACCGTCCGCGACGACGGGACCGGCGTGGAAACGGACAAGGAAAAGGGTGCGGGATTGGGGCTGTCGGGCATGGCCGAGCGGGTGCACGCGCTGGGCGGGCGCCTGACCGTGGCGGACGAACCCGGCGGCGGCACCGGGCTGCGCGCCATCATTCCGGTTTCCCCCGCCGCACCGGAACGGCTATCCTGCGCATCATGAACGCCGCCGCCATCGCCGATACCGCCACCCGTACCGTCCTTCTGGTGGACGACCACCCCATCGTCCGCGACGGCTGCCGGCGGCTGCTGGCCGGCTCCTTCCGCGTGCTGGAGGCCGAGTCGGCGGAAACGGCCCTGGACCTCTACACCGCCGGACGGCCCGACGTGGTGATCCTCGACCTCAACCTGCCCGGCATGGGCGGGCTGGAGGCGGTGCGGCGCCTGCGCGACGGCGACCCCGGCGCGCGGATCCTGATCTTCAGCATGTACGACGACCCGCTGTTCGCCGCCCGCGCGCTGCAGGCCGGCGCCAAGGGCTACATCACCAAGAACGACGCGCCCGAGGCGCTGATGACCGCCATCGGCACGGTGCTGGACGGGGGCGTCTATCTCAACCACACCATGGCGCGGGAACTGGCGGTGATGAGCTACGCGCCCCGCGGCAACCCGCTGCAGACCCTGACCCCGCGGGAGCTGGAGATCCTGACCCTGCTGGGCCGCGGGCTGGCCATGGCCGACATCGCCCAGTCGCTGGGCATCAGCCACAAGACGGTCTACAACCTCTGCACCCAGATCAAGGACAAGCTGGGGGCCAAGAGCACGCGGGATCTCATCCGCATCTCCATTGAGCACCATCTGCCGGGGTGAGGGAGAAAGGGGCTCAATCGACCTTTTCGTTGGGATAGGCGCCCCAGAATTCGCTCTGGGCCAGCCAGCCGCGGTATCCCTGGATGTCCACCTGGCACCAGCCGTTCAGGCATTTCTTCAGCGCCCCGATCACGCCGGGCTTGGCGCGGGCCACGACGGCGGAGGCTTGCGACGGTTCCTCGCGCAGGGTGCGCACCTCGCCGGTGATCACCGCGCCGCGGCGGCCCGACAGCATGCTCTGGTGGACCCAGCCCTCGCTGCCCTCCCAGTCGCGGATGCGGCGCCAGGTGTCGAACTCCTGGGTGATCTCCACCGGCATGTCCTTGCGGGTGAACACCCATTCGATGGGATAGCGCGAGCCGGGGCCGGTGCGCACGTTCACCTCGTTGGAGCGCAAGGTGACGAAGCGCGGCACCGGCAGGCCCGAGGTCTTGGGCCCCACCCCTTCGTTCGCCAGCGCCACCGGGGCCGGAACCGCCGCGGCGACGATCAGCCCCAGCAACAGGGCCAGCACCGGCGAAACGGGCAAAGAGCGCGGCAGGGGCGGCATCGGCGGTCCTCGTGTCCGGGGGAAACGGTATCCGGTTTGCAGGGGTGCGTCCGCGGCACTATAGTAAGCCCCCCTTACCCCCGGCAACCCTGGACAGCCGGGCTGATGATTGGTATGGCAAAATCCATGCGGACCGGGGCCGGGGGAACGATCGCCCGGTGTCGTGACAGACGCCCCGGTATTGAGACAGGGAGCAGGCGCTCGATGCCCGACAAGAAGAAGCCGCTGGTGGTGGTCACGCGCAAGCTGCCGGACCCGATCGAAACCCGGATGATGGAGCTGTTCGACACCCGGCTGAACGCCGACGACACGCCCATGTCCCATGACGAGCTGGTGGAGGCCGTGGCCACCGCCGACGTCCTGGTCCCCACCGTCACCGACCGCATCGACCGCGGCGTGATCGACGCGGCGGGGCCGCGGCTGAAGCTGATCGCCTCGTTCGGCACCGGGGTCGATCACATCGACCACAAGGCGGCGCGCGAACGCGGCATCACCGTCACCAACACCCCCGGCGTCCTGACCGAGGACACCGCCGACATGACCATGGCCCTGATCCTGGCCGTGGCCCGCCGCCTGACCGAGGGCGAACGGCTGGTGCGGTCCGGCGAATGGAAGGGCTGGGGCCCCACCACCATGCTGGGCGCCCGGCTGTCGGGCAAACGGCTGGGCATCCTGGGCATGGGCCGCATCGGCTCCGCACTGGCCCGCCGCGCCCGCGCGTTCGGCATGTCGATCCACTACCACAACCGCCGCCGCGTGCATCCCGACCTGGAAAACGAGCTGGAAGCCACGTACTGGGAAAGCCTGGACCAGATGCTGGCCCGCATGGACGTGGTGTCCATCAACTGTCCCCACACCCCGGCCACCTTCCACCTGCTGTCGGAACGGCGGCTGAAGCTGATGCGCCCGTCGTGCTTCATCGTCAACACCGCCCGCGGCGAGGTGATCGACGAGGGCGCGCTGACCCGCCTGCTGATCCAGGGCAACATCGGCGGTGCCGGGCTGGACGTGTTCGAGCACGAACCGGCGGTCAACCCGAAGCTTCTGAAGCTGGACAACGTGGTGCTGCTGCCACACATGGGATCGGCCACCATGGAGGGCCGCATCGACATGGGCGAGAAGGTCATCATCAACATCAAGACCTTCGTGGACGGCCACGCCCCGCCCGACCGCGTGATCGAAACCCTGCTCTGATCCAGAACGTGTCAGGGGGCGGGGGCGGCCCCCTGACGCGCTCCGGCCGTTCCGGAGACCGTGTGATGGCCGATGTCCGCCCCCTCAGAACCGAAAGCTTCGGGACTCGCCATCGGCACCGGGCACCCGCCCCTAACCCGGATGCGGCATAGGGTCTTCCCCCCGCGCGCTTGACCGGTTCGGGGACCGGGCGCAGACTCCACAGGACATAAAGGATCGGATCTCAAGGACGCTCACGCGGCGGGGAGGTAACCCATGGCCCACAACGAGCTTCAGGCGATCATGTCCATTCTCACCACCGAGGATCGCCACCACGGCACCGCCGCCGGGCCGCCGCCCGTGGTCACCGTGTCCCGCGATCACGGGGCCGGCGGCGAGGCCATCGCCGCCGCCCTGGCCGAACGGCTGGGGGTGCGCTGCTACGACCGCGATATTCTGGACCGGGTGGTGGCGTCGGCCACCAGCGACCCGGCGCTGATGCGCGTGCTGGACGAACGCGCCCCCGAACACAGCGGCATGTTCCTCTACACCACCCTGTTGGGACGGGACGACCCGGTGCCGGAATACCAGCGCCTGCTGACACGGGTCATCCACGGCATCGCCGCCCACGGCGGGGTGATCCTGGGGCGGGGGGCGCATCTGCTGCTGCGCGGCGAGGCTGCCTTCCGCGTGTGCATCGTCGGGAGCGAGGGCGCCTGCGCCCGCCGTCTGGCCGGCGGCAACGAGGCCGCGGCGACGGCCCTGCGGGACGAGGTGCGGGCGGTGAACGCGCGGCGCACCGCCTATCTGCGCGACCTGTTCAAGGTCGAGCGGGACGACCCCCGCCATTACGACCTGACGCTCAACACCGACCGGGCCGGCGATCCGGCCACCGTGGCGGCGGTGATCGACGCGGCGCGCACGGCGATGCCGCACAAAGCCTGAAAAAACACCGGACCCAAACGGCAACCGCCGCCGTGGATGTCCCACGGCGGCGGCGGCCGGCAACCGAAAGGGAAGCGTCGATCTTAGTGGATGGTTTCGCCGTGCAGGGCGAGATCCAGGCCGT
This DNA window, taken from Azospirillum fermentarium, encodes the following:
- a CDS encoding 3-(methylthio)propionyl-CoA ligase, coding for MSGLLPGLMMSMPLLVTSALRHAAHYHGDVEVVTRTVEGPIHRSTYAEVWARAQRLANALAALGLQPGDRVGTLAWNTQRHMEVYYGVSGSGMVCHTVNPRLFPDQIAYIINHAQDAVLFTDLTFVPLLEGLAGQLAGVRAIVVMTDADHMPASDTLSGLLCYETLLAEQPAVFDWPTFDENTAASLCYTSGTTGHPKGVLYSHRSCILHAMAVCLPDVFALSARDVSMPVVPMFHVNAWGFPYAAPMVGAKLVLPGAKMDGASLHELIEAEGITATAGVPTVWMALLNWAEQNGKSLAPLKRVVIGGSACPPVMIEQFRAHGAEVRHAWGMTETSPLGLANVPKPKHDALPPAERLAMEAKQGRPLFGVEFLIVDADDNPVPADGTSYGRLLVRGPWVCASYFGVESSPAHEAVPGWFETGDVVTMDADGYIQIVDRTKDVIKSGGEWISSIDLENIAVAHPAVREAAVVARTDPKWGERPLLVVVLKEGQTLTREAVRAHYEGKAAKWCIPDDVVIVDDLPHTATGKLLKAKIRTMFKDYQPTEA
- a CDS encoding methanol/ethanol family PQQ-dependent dehydrogenase, which produces MTSHVSTLFPRRLRRSVAGLALAAAAAAFLPAAGVQAGNVSWEDIANDAKTTKDVLMYGMGLDAKRYSPLKQISADNVSRLVPAWSFSFGDEKQRGQETQALVHDGVIYITASYSRLFAVDAKTGRKLWSYTHRLPDDIRPCCDVVNRGAAIYGDKVFLGTLDASIVALNKDTGKVVWRKKFAEHKAGYTMTGAPTIVKDQKTGKVLLIHGSSGDEFGVVGRLFARDPDTGEEIWMRPMVEGHMGRLNGKDSTVTGNVEAPSWPRDKDGKFVEAWNHGGGAPWQSATFDTETNTIVIGAGNPAPWNGWARSPGDSLFTSGQAYVDPTTGELKGFYQHTPNDTWDFSGNNELILFDFKDAQGKVTKAAAHADRNGFFFITDRNKLAASGGEINRPTSLIAAYPFVDGITWAKGFDTKTGRPIEVAGQRPPLPEPGQERGKAVEVSPPFLGGKNWNPMAYSEDTGLFYIPANHWKEDYWTEQVHYKEGAAYLGMGFRIHKLFNDHVGTLRALDPKTGKIAWEHKEELPLWAGVMTTAGNLVFTGTGDGYLKAFDAKTGKELWSFQTGSGVVSCPITWEMDGVQYVGIASGYGGAVPLWGGDMADLTTRVSQGGSFWVFKLSDTKVSSTN
- a CDS encoding response regulator, which translates into the protein MNAAAIADTATRTVLLVDDHPIVRDGCRRLLAGSFRVLEAESAETALDLYTAGRPDVVILDLNLPGMGGLEAVRRLRDGDPGARILIFSMYDDPLFAARALQAGAKGYITKNDAPEALMTAIGTVLDGGVYLNHTMARELAVMSYAPRGNPLQTLTPRELEILTLLGRGLAMADIAQSLGISHKTVYNLCTQIKDKLGAKSTRDLIRISIEHHLPG
- a CDS encoding ATP-binding protein, producing MALKWRVVALFALFTLLSMATGAAVLVANARAAVRAEMDSALTLARAVAGAGVPADALAGLGLRHIRVTAPDGPPAAFMPPPAGEEQAPAWFAALIGVEPQEHRLPTMTLTAEPWDEIAEVWEDLTSLGLAAAGLSAVLLVLAAWAAGRALRPLVLFERGLDRLRAGDFAAPPGAAFLTGGGAPELARIGGRIAALADSLRRADAENRRLGRQLVQVQDRERRELAREIHDELGATLFSLKIDITALRTAASTPEAAERARSALAAVEELHRLSRRILTRLRPEVLDHLPLSEVLREMVAAEQRRQPAVAWDFTAEGDIDGLEEPARLTVYRLIQEGMTNALRHAAPSRIAVGIRRREPEGVEVTVRDDGTGVETDKEKGAGLGLSGMAERVHALGGRLTVADEPGGGTGLRAIIPVSPAAPERLSCAS
- a CDS encoding pentapeptide repeat-containing protein; the encoded protein is MTDAAGRWAAMAALVLAVTAGAAAAAGLDDYDDEGPEPDPLQAATCRLGPKAACAGADLRHRPLKNVDMGGIDLRGANLARADLRHVNLRGANLSGANLEGADLSLAFIQGANFSGADLRGANLEFARAGGANFGGANLTAANLEMLRAEKARFVGAIMVNANLQETKFTFANLRQVDMDGALKRYTNFQGTLMEECRGCPQDW